A window of Rosa rugosa chromosome 7, drRosRugo1.1, whole genome shotgun sequence genomic DNA:
tattatttcagaTTTTTGGTGGATGATGTGCCCATAAGGAGGTACCAAAGAAAGAGTGCTGCAACATTTCCCTTAAGACCAATGTGGCTGTATGGTTCAATATGGGATGCCTCATCTTGGGCTACTGAAGATGGAAAATACAAAGCAGATTATAGATACCAACCCTTTGTAGCAAAGTTTACCAATTTTAAAGCCGGTGGTTGCTCAGCCTATTCCCCTGCCTGGTGCCACCCAGTCTCCGCCTCTCCATTCCGGTCAGGTGGGTTGACTCGACAACAGTACCGGGTCATGAAATGGGTTCAAGCCAACCATATGGTGTATGACTATTGCAGGGATTTCAAGAGGGACCATTCCCTAACACCTGAATGTTGGGGTTAATCATATGCTTCAAGACTGAAGTTCCCCTAATTAAATTTCACTTCATTCAAGTGTTTCATCTTTTTCTTATGTTTTACTTTAATtttcaaagaagaaaaatttgTGTGAATTGCCTTGAGATGGGTCATCAATCTGAGCGTCCAAGGCTTatccaaaagaagaaaatttgGAATTTGGCGTGTGTTCCATTTTTGTTCACCTTGTATGCTTTCCATTTTTTCTTCAGTGGTGCATGCATGTGGTGTAAATTGGCAACTCagtaaaaaaaacaaaggaaagaatCAGAAATAGATGATGAAATCATGGTCTTGGGTGATGAATCCAAAGAATGGAAGATCATGGGTTATGACCAAGTCTGTGCACTTGGTTTTTTACTTTATGCAATGCCCAGAAGCACTTGTCAATTCTAAATAATGTAACAGCTTTCtgtcttcttttttgttttttgttttgttctatGTGTTTGAATCACTGCCATAGAAATTGGAGGACTTTGTGATTGGTCATAGTCTGAGCTCTGAAGCTGGTACTACTAGTAGTGTGACTGACAAGAGCTATTCTGAACCCTCTTTGGATTTATTAGTACCTTGGCTTAAAGACTTGTAATCTCATTGCATATGAATGCCACTCAAAATCTTGAATGCCAGAAATTGGAAATTAAAAAAGAGGGAATTACAGTGAAATGTGAAAAACTGAAGGGAGCATTATTGCAGGACTACTGTGTACTGTGACATCCAACTTCAGACTTCAGAGGGGCTATATTATTCATCCCCTTACTGACAACGTACACCACAATAGTGGGGTTGTATTGCACTATCTACCATTCTACCAGATGTTATAATTACCAGACTCAAAAAATTTAAGAATGCATAAGATCTTTTCTCCTTTGCAGATCAGTTTGCATGCACCTGTGGAGAGATAGAGAAGACACACAGGTGAGAGGCGTTTCACCGAACACCTTGCAAGCTAACACATATGAAGAATGAGAATCAGAATTTAAGTTGCGGACAAAGACACTTGCAAAAGATTCACCaaaggtttaaaaaaaaaaaaaaacgagttgATAGTGTATGTTAAAACTAACTCAAATAATTagatatttgtgatatacatTACTATACAAAGAGTAAAGAGTTGTAATCTATATGGGAAAATGGAAAATTACTGCTAAGGAAGAATGGTCAGTAATAATATATGAACTTTCATGATTGAGATGACATGCtaacaaaaaatgaaatgacACATCTGACCAACCAAAATTTAATGCCCTTCATAGGATCAGATGAACTCTAGCTAAAATAGAATTCCCCTTGAAGCATTTATACATTTTAGCTGCATAAACAAGTGGACACTATCTTCACCTGTTTGGTCATCTCATATTATGCAGATCATGTTCAATCTTACACAGACAGTTATAAGTAAGACCCACATGTTAATCCAGAGGGAGCAAAAACCAATTCGTACTGGGAAAAATTAATGGGATCACAAACTATACACTGCAGGACCCAAATCGAGTAATATTTAGTTATTTACAAAAGGGTAGATCATAATATGTTTGGGGAAAACATGTTTTTGTTTGGTTTGGTACATAAAACATGTTTTCTTAGTTTTTCTGAATGAACATGACCGTTGAAAATGATTAGTGATTATTTGAGCAACAATAATGCAGTATATGTCCAACTGCCTAAGATGCTGAAATGAAATAGATGGGGTTGTTCATGGGTAGCTTTAAAATTTAAAGTGGACTGAAAAAGATGGAATGTTTTGGAAAACAAATAGGTATGGTTTAAGCAATTAGGGTCCATATATATCCTCTTTGGCCTCCagccctcttcttcttttggaattTGATCAAAAACCTCATCtttaaatgtttggtttgaGTAGTTTCAAAGATGCATGATGTCCACCCGACACCAGAAAGCATTGTCTCATCTATTATATAATGCATTTTGTGATGGTATTGTTGATTAATATCATTGATTAATTCAATGAAGCAGCAATTGAAATCTCCGTGTATTGTTAAGCACAACAAAAGGAAACAGGGCAACAGGTTTCTGGGGTCTACGAAGAAAAGCATACAAAAGAGTCATAAGGCTATAAGAGGATTTGCCTTTTGTTGTTTTGCTGGATAGAGTAGTTCTTGTGTACCCTAATTAATAATGCTTGGCTGCTTGGAATCTATAGGGTTGTGATACTTTTATATAATAGCTATTACCTCACATTAGTCGTGTAGATTGCTatagttgaagaagaagaatcacgTATTTTATGGACCATTAAGGGGGAAGAAGAATCTACCTCTATCATGTTTTTAACCGGAAAGCATCGAGTATTTTGTTGGTACCACTTCTTCAATTTGATGGTACATCATCATGCATTCCGAGAAAAAGTCAATAAGTGTGGTGTTCTATAGTATTTTGGAGATCAAAACTTTAGAGCAGAAGTCTTTTGTTTCACTTATTGTGTAAGGCATACTACAAACAGTGACTAATCTAACAATTCTCGACTCGTAAGTTTCAAACTGGAACACTATAAAATTTTTGATAAGGGTCGGTCTTGAATCGATTAGGATAATTGTAGTGACAAAATTTATGCTTGGGACAGTTTTTTACATATGATATAAATTATCTTTGGCTCCACGATCACAAACCGACCTTAGCTCAGTTGGTAGAGCGGAGGACTGTAGTGGGCAAAACCGTCAGATATCCTTAGGTCGCTGGTTCGAATCCGGCAGGTCGGATATTTTTTTGTTTAGCAATTTCCTTACATTTTAGAGCAGAATCAAGACTATTCGCTTTTTTTCATGGCTAATTTTGCTTTTTCGTAGTGATCTGTATTCAACTGATAACCCGTTCCTGCTGTTTTACCTTCTGGTTGAAAAAGAAACTATACAGACAAGAAGATTTACTCAAAGaatagaaaatgaaaatcttTCTCATCTAGTCATCTCCATTTCCTTTTCAGTTAATTTCATAAATTACCTATAGACCATCGCACTATTGTAACAATCGGAATGATCAAAATAATGCTGAGCAGCTAATATGATACAACTACAGCAACTATAGTACCTCAAACACAGATAACTGAAGACTACTCATTTCATGAAAGCTTGGTACTGAAGAGTTGCAGCGTGTTACCATTCAAACAACTGAGGAGACCTTTCCTTAAGAAAGATGTGTACTTCACATCCTGAACAGGACATCGCTGTAAGTTAAGGCGCTGAACAGTAGTAAAAGACGACAGCTCTTCTAAAACTAGTTCAGAAGATAGTTTATCTTCAGATGCAAACAAACTGCCACAATTTTCTATGTTGATAATTGCAGATTTTGGCAGTCCGATATCACACACGTTGCCAGATGAAGATCCCAACTTCCGAAAATGACTGCTGCTGCCTGCTCTCTTTAAAAGAACATGGGAACCGACTGTTCCTTGTCCGATGGCACGTGAAGGAGTTGGTTGTGTAAGAACTGCCTCATCAGAAAACTCGACTTTGGGGCGATAGGAAGCAACAATGTCATCTGTTCTAGGGCAATATGCAAGAGATATACAAACTCCTTGGTTCTCTGTTTCAGGGACCAAAATTGGCCTTCACAGAATTGAGTTTTAGTCAGAAAAATTCAATTGTTAGAAAATTACTCAAGAACGACAAAAAAGATACAGTATGCAGAGTTGCAGATGAAGACCCAATCCAACAAATTTGTCAGAACCACAATCATAAAAATGAAAGATAAGGTTTGCTGGTAAATGAGTTTACCGGTAATTGAGAAAACACTGAGATCCATATGGGTCCACAGCCCAACAGAAAGATAAGGAATTAGTAACAAACAAAAGGTACAGAAAGAATGATTACTCACCCCTTTGCAGCACCACCACCAAAATTCCAGAGACATAAGCCAATTGACGATGCGGATATCACTGTTCTAACACCAGTGGGAAGAGCTGAATTATATGAAAGGGAATGCACGGTATGAATTGGGTTGCTTGTCAGCCCCTTCAGGGATTCAACAGGCCCTGAGGTTTGGCGCATGTCAAACACCAGAAGATAACCATTCTGCAAGAGCAGGAAAAATGAAAGTTGAAGCTGAGTATAAAACAGAGGGCTTCAAGAAACTGAAGACACGAGTTAGCCAGCATATATATAATGCAAGctgttgagaacttgagataAACACAATGTAGCACCAGACCTGTAATCCagcatatatataatttgaatCGTTGAGATCCCATGAGCATGTCCAAGCAGCAGCCTGCAAGCAAAACATGTCAACTTGacgaaagaagagaaagaagagtaaCAAAGTGTTTTAACAGGTCTTTCCCATTTAGGTGCAGGCTGCACATGCACACAAACACCGATACATGCTTGCATTGACATAAATCACCTCAGCACATAACACCAAGTGACACATTTACAAACCATGCAACACAGACCCGAAATTACCAACTTTAAATTTATTGAAGACTTTTATGTTTCCACTGCAACATACATGACAAAGTAATTGTAGAGGTTCCATCTTCGATTCCacctccccctccccctcccctcccccattgaataaaagaaaaaagaaaaattaacaaCAGAAAACTATCTTCAACTAGGGTTGAAGACGGCCACATGCGATGCCTAGTCAGCTTAGCTTAAACAAAATGTTCAGATTAGAAGGGACCAGCCCTGCCTATAAGTCTTTTATCACCTGTAGAAATAATGATGATATAACTCGAAGCCCCAAAATGATGGGCTACTAAATAAGCAGAAAATCAAGTCAACAGGAAGGTGCAAATAAGAGGCTCGGGTACATTAACTGATCTTCCACTAATACCAGTTCCACCTCACAGGACCAAACTATCACATGCAATGAAAATTTTGTCGTATAAAATAAACTTATACTTTGTAATCTGGACTTTCTTGAAATCTTATTTTTGTGTTCATATACACCAAACATGGACAAACATAAAATGACACAATAGATTGCCAAGAATCGGACAGCAATAAAGGGTATTTGATAGAATTTAACAGTGCATTATGCTGTGTAACCTGGACCCATAAACAATCATGTAAAAATGATGTTATGCTGCATAGTACAGGAATCAAAATTTAGAGTTGAAGGCACGACCTTTAGTTTTACTTAGTACACAACAGCTTAAATAATGGATCAAAAGTTTACCGGTAGGTCATAGGAAACAATGACGTTGTTGTTCTCCGTACTGTAACAAATAGCACAATTAAGTGAACAGGGGAACTACATGAAGAAAATACCAAACTAACAGTTGAGTAAATTGATGAAACCTGAGAACTGCCAATTTCTTCCCTAGGCAAGCAAAGAGTGCAAGGTTAGTGTTAGAAGGAGAAAGACGTAGGTCCCTGATAGAATTTAAAGAGCTAGGAAGAAGAATATCATCTCTGTCATATGGAGGTATCAGGCTCATCTGCACAACCATATTtacaacaaaataaaagaactttAAGAGCAGTTCCTGTTGAAAATATctaacaaaacaaaagcaaaactaTATCAAAATCCAGAAAATTTACTTTGGTAAGCACATCTTTTCCACCTATCCCAGCATGCCTTCGCGAAATTAACAAAATTTGGTTAGACGCATCAACATCAAACAAATGAGCACCAGCTACATGCAACTCCTTCTGCAAAGTTCAATGTGAGGTTAATGATGCGTGGacaacaataaaaaataatggAGCGCCGTAGCTTAATCAAAATTATGCACACAGTTGATCCAAGAGGATAAAACTAAATATGCAAAAGTATCACATGGGTCATGGCGAAATTATTAACACCATGAAATGAAGGAAGTGATATAAAAATAGGttcaaatttttcttttaactGTCCACATATTAGTGTATATACATCAGTTTGTGATGCACTGCCAAATCTATGGAAGTGGAAAAGGGTTCCTGGATGTTGAAGGAAATCTAACAATTGCTTCAACTGcaatttctaaagaaaaagatattgcTCCATATTTTACCAGGCCAAGTTGCTTCACCTCATCCATTTCAAATTCGTTATTTTGCCATCGAGAATAAATCCTTTGCATCATCTCTACTTTTCACTTCTTAAAAGTGTTAATGCCTCTGTAGTCACGAATAAATTTTTACCTGATCCTTTTGACCAATGACCAGGGTGAATTTTGAATTAATATCACAACAAATCTGTACCGAACTAGTCCCCTAAGTATGAAAACAACCATATGTATTATCTTTTGCCTGTCCTCATAAAGAGATGATGTATGCAGGTTTAATTACCACATATAGATGTATAAGTGCATGCGTGTGTATTTACCTCCATGTGGAAGATGAAAGATAGAGAGGAAGAATAACGAAGAACATAGCAAAGAGTGAGGAAAATTTGGCACACCTCTAATTTGAAGCTGCAAGGAGATGCTTGTCCACAGGTATTAGAGCCAAATGTTAGCCCTACAAAATATATTAGGAGATTATTAGACATGATCTGAATGAAATACGGTCTTGTTCTGTAATGGATAATATTTATTACTATTGAAAACTATTTTATCTTAACCTCCGTAGATACTAAAGTATGGACAAAAATGAACTAACCATAAGACCTTCCCTCTAAGATGTTATTACCAGATACGAATCTTCTTTCAAAGGCCCCAGTAGCATTGATTGATCCTGATGCTTTGCTCTGATTATCTCCAAACAAAGTGAGCAAATGTGAGAAAGATGTGGACTACTTAAGAATGTAAAACATTAAGATGTAATGTGAATCAAGTAAACAAAGAGTAAGTTAAAAGATGTTATGTATGGCAAATGGAAGAAGATTGTGAGAGCAGGAATATATGACTAGAAACAAAAATGAATGAAATACGCTAAAACctacataaatgaaaaataaagaatatGTTCAATCAAAAGGTACATGCTTTGCAATCAAGCATACCTCCATAAGTTGTTGAATTTTGAGTTCTAGTACACACTGTCCGTTTAGCAATTCTGCTTCCCTCTTATGCCATTCTGCTCGCTACACATATAAGAAAAAAACCATAGAGTTGCTTAGCAAAGTAGCCAATGAATAATGGAAGGGAGTGTATAATAAGACCGTCAGAAACATATGTACCTCCTTCTCAAAAGAAGCACATTTAGCCTCAAGTGAACGAATCCtctacaaacaaacaaacaaaacatccATCATTCATACACAACAAGTCACACTAAGCTTACTCAAAAATACCAGTatcaaaaaaaattcaatcaccTTTTGTGATTCTTCATCAACAGAAATAACTCGTGACGTGAAAAGTTTCCTGACATCATTCAACTTGCATTTGGCATTGCATTGAGGACACTAGAAAAACGAAAACGTACAATAATCAAATCACTTTCAAATCATTTGCACAACACGGGATATTATGGGTGTATTGCTAGATAAAAATCATTTACCTTTCCCTGTCTTTTACTCTGGCCTAGCCATTTTTCAATGCAGGACATACCGAAAATGTGTCCACAAGGAAGACAGCTACAATCATCAAACAATAGCAAAGTGATTCAGTCTAAATGTGCAAGATTGTAACATAAAAGACGGAATTGACAGTAAAACCGAGGCTTAGTGCGAACCAGATGTAGTGATCACCATCATTAGTCCAAGCCTCCAAGCAAATTGGGCAAAACAAGCCATCAATTTCATTCGGATTCCACTGACTGCTCTGAGAGCTCTCTCCGGTGTCAAACGCCGCCGTTTCCTGGCTTCCGATTCTTCTCCGCTTGCCGTCACCGCCGCCGCTCAGAAAGCAAGCGGTTCTGACCAGATGCCGTTCATAATCCGAGTCGGCTTCTTCGGCCTCATGAGTGGGTCCCATTCTGGAAAGATAGAGAGCATAATTGGGATCCGTTTGGGACACTggttcttcttcgtcttcttgttCTGAGTCTTCAACGTCGCCGATGACGGATGGTTCTTCTGAggcttcttcatcctcttcctgTAGATCTACATCGTCAAGATGCACATAGTGAGGGTGAGGGTCTGCCATAGCTGAGCAAGAAACGAAGCCCTAGGGTAGGGCTTcacagtgagagagagagagagagagagcggcgAAATTATTAGCCGTTTCTTGATAATTAGATTTGGTGGGAAATCCAAACTGAGGTACACAAAAGTAAGGAGGGTCcgcaaaaaaataaataaataaataaataaataaagaagaatAGTAGGGTCGAAGATTCTAAATTGCTTATTGGGAGGgggctttctttttcttcttcttagtttTCTTAGTTTTCTCTAGCTGTTTGCCTTCTTGGTTAGTGTTGGTGTAGGAAGGAGGATAGATAGGGTCGGGTTGCAAATCCTCATCGCCAGATTGGAAGGATCTAGATCGGTGGAGCGTGGTCGGAGCATGCTGGGTGGTGGCCTTGCTGTTCCGAGTATTTGCAGGCCTCGTCGGGGTGAGACAGACGAGGCTTGAGGGATGGATGGTGATGTCAGGATCGATCCGCCTTAGATCGGAGCGTGGATGGCAAGTAGGGTGGTCATCTGTAGGTAAAGAATGGTTGCCGGCAAGATCGGGATTGGTTGTGAGCAGATCGTATCGGATCTTTCTGAtctgatttggtttgtttgatGCCTTCCTGAGGAGGGGGATGGTCTAGAGGGGCTGCGTTGCTTGTTGGCGCAACAAGGAAGATGGAGGGCAGGAGAGATGGTCGGCGATCGGAGGGTAGGTGCAGCAAGGCGATCCCTTGATGATGGGTTGGAAGAGGGCGACGGTGGGTGCCCCTCATCTGGTTTTGCTCTTCAGAGAATTAGAGGCTCTTGTGTGTTAGAGAGGGATTTAATGGTGTTAGGTCCCTGCCGGATCGTAGTGTTGTCTTACGGTGGTCGAAGGAGGGTGGATGGCAATAGGTTGTTGGGCGGTGGGTGTGGCGGCCCGCAGCATGGATGTCCCTTGCTGGGACGAAAGGGGGTTGGGCCGGGTTTAATGTTTGTTGGGCCCTTGGTGGTGGGCAGTTATTACTAgtttttagggtttggtttcttttgttttatttttcagcaATAAGTCACTATCAAGGTTTTGTTTTAAGTATTAGTTGTTGAGTCGGGTGCACTACAATTTTTGGCAAAGACAATCTTCTATTCGGCGGTCTAgaggtcgttcctgttctggagttaggtcagcagcggtggcgaaaATGTCTGGCGGTGGCATACTGGCATAGACAaccatccttggccttctagtgggattGTTCCTGTCTGATCTCGGGTCAGAGGTGATGGTTATTTGGAGCATTTGTGGATTGACAGTGTTGACATTAAGGTGGCAATGGTCTTGGGTTTAATTTAGTCTCAGGTCTGACGGTCCAGCATTTCAttttggtcgggttcgaagtcacaacAAGTGTAGACTTGGTCTATCAAAGgcaggtcaggaggactctaggtggcgagttagtgttgacaaagttgtgtgtcaaggattcactgctcctgcACATATTGTCTTTGCCTTTTAATTGTAGTGTAAGTTAAGTCTGTAGTTGAGTCGGGCCTTTTTTGGCTCCGTCAGTttggagttccagtgtgaaaTCCAATGGTCATTTCTGTGTTTGAGATGATGCCAAAACTCATTGtatccagttcattattaatgaagtttcttcttgataaaaaaaaaaattaaaaataataataataataaattgtagggctgggcacggtcccagaccggcacTGCTTTTACAGGGACCGGAACCGGCATAGCTACTTCGAGCAGGACTTGCAGATGCAAAGAACAAGGACCGGCCTAAACCCGGACCGACACAAAACGGGCCGGTTTATCCGGGCTTTCGGTTCCTTTCATTCTCTCCTTCACGGCACAAAACGAACCAGCTGAAgccgccttcttcttcttctttctttcttcctcctGTGAAAAAACCCACCATTAACAGACTCAACGATAACATCACAACCAACACCCAAAGACTCAACCTTTTAATCACGATGCACCCAATCCCCGTCACCCTCATCCCCTCAGCCACCGGCGCCGCCACCGCCTTCTCCCTCCTCGTCTGCTTCCGTAAAATCACCTGCATATGCACCGCCCCCGAAGCTGACAACAAGCCCCCGAACTGCTTCTCCTACTCCCTCCTCTGATGCGCCACCGACTCCTTTTCCCCCTTCAACATTCATTTGAATGGACAGTTGTTATATCCATCCCCCTTCAgtagagaagaagcaagaagaaaggttaataaaaaagaagaagaaagaagacgcagagagaagaaagaagagagaataaagactttagtactcgacccactatcagtacacgacgtcaatttttgacaccaaaatgtccattatgccctcagttctttttttttttaataaattttttttttctgttattttttttccttcgtttttatctctttcttcttccttcttccgggctcactctctcgcttccaacgccgcccttgccctccaattggtgagatttatggtcctacagcttatatttgtaactcagccaatatttagtcatgtgaaaagaaagaaagagataaaaacgaaggaaaaaaaaatgaaggaagaaaaaaaaataacagaaaaaaaaaatttattaaaaaaaaaaaaaaactgagggcataatagacattttggtgtcaaaaattgacgtcttgtactgatagtgggtcgagtttcagatttcgtgtaccgaaatgtttggtttggaactttatgtataagaattattagtggcctttacttggtgtactgtttgcgaaattttcccaaaaaaaaagggaagaagaagaagaaagaagatagAAAACGCAGAGAGCCAGTGTAACACCCTGACCCTTTTTATTTAATACCTGAAaccttgtctctctctctctctccatctatcCTCTAAGGAGAGCTGGTACGGAGTTGGGAGCAATCAGGAACCCCAGagttttcttcatcttcttttgaCTAACCTTCTCCCCtccgtttctttctttttcctccaAAGACTTCCAGAATCCAGATAGACCTCAAGAGAGAGATGAGGCGGTACTGCGAGAAGTTTCTCACTTCCTCCCCCTCTCCTTGATCTGATCAACACATATAAGTAGATTGGTCCATTTAACAGTGGACGGTCCTGATCAAGCGGTGAGTGGATCAATGGCTCACATTGCTCCACCAaatttccatttcttgatttaatttcTTAAATCCCACAACTTCGTAAAATCGCCGTAAATAGGTCGGGTACTcggaaaattccccgaaaatttccacgaagtcgtcgtgtcgtgtactttattatccaactcttACTAAAGATTTCACTTTGTGAAAAGttttgaaaatattctcgagtgcTTTAACGTTTATCGAgatcgataagtaaattatcgaactatGTCACCTAAGCTCGATATCCGGGCTTACAGATTCTTTTATTAACTTCTCAATGTCGGGTATTACAgccagagagaagaaagaagagaggaTCTTCTTCTTTATTAAGTGATAGTGATAGGGCCATAGGGGAAGACAAAAGTATTGAGAAGAGTGAAGATAAAAAAGACTAGAAACACGTTTCTGACAAAAAAGAGGGAGATGATAAgtacaaaacataaaaaattaataataatattcgAGCCTACAGGCTTTGTGTTCTTTTAAAATTCAAAATCGGGACCTAACCTGGTCTAACTCGGTTCAGGACCAGACCGAActttttccttaaaattttcCCTAGAACCCGGACCGAACCGGCCTGTTCAGATCGGTCCATGCCGGTTTTTCGGTTTACGTCGGTTTTTTTGCCCACCCCTAATAAATTGCTTATTGGGGAACTAGTTTATGCTGTGAtaagagaataagtgtgtcaGAGTATTTAGTAAACTTGAAAGTGAAAGTGTTTCAGTGAAAAATAAGTTGCTTTCATAAGTTAATTAGGCCGAGAGAATTTCTGCTTTTGACTCTAAAATAATTATTACTTACAAAAAAACagttgtttttagttttatcaaatGGTTCATTATCCGTTACTTTAAATTTAAGTTTTTTCTAACGCAGCCTAAAAAGGGGAGTATCAAAGTTCCGTTGGTGGTAAAAATGTGACGATCAGTGC
This region includes:
- the LOC133722337 gene encoding uncharacterized protein LOC133722337 isoform X2 codes for the protein MADPHPHYVHLDDVDLQEEDEEASEEPSVIGDVEDSEQEDEEEPVSQTDPNYALYLSRMGPTHEAEEADSDYERHLVRTACFLSGGGDGKRRRIGSQETAAFDTGESSQSSQWNPNEIDGLFCPICLEAWTNDGDHYICCLPCGHIFGMSCIEKWLGQSKRQGKCPQCNAKCKLNDVRKLFTSRVISVDEESQKRIRSLEAKCASFEKERAEWHKREAELLNGQCVLELKIQQLMESKASGSINATGAFERRFVSGLTFGSNTCGQASPCSFKLEKELHVAGAHLFDVDASNQILLISRRHAGIGGKDVLTKMSLIPPYDRDDILLPSSLNSIRDLRLSPSNTNLALFACLGKKLAVLSTENNNVIVSYDLPAAAWTCSWDLNDSNYIYAGLQNGYLLVFDMRQTSGPVESLKGLTSNPIHTVHSLSYNSALPTGVRTVISASSIGLCLWNFGGGAAKGPILVPETENQGVCISLAYCPRTDDIVASYRPKVEFSDEAVLTQPTPSRAIGQGTVGSHVLLKRAGSSSHFRKLGSSSGNVCDIGLPKSAIINIENCGSLFASEDKLSSELVLEELSSFTTVQRLNLQRCPVQDVKYTSFLRKGLLSCLNGNTLQLFSTKLS
- the LOC133722337 gene encoding uncharacterized protein LOC133722337 isoform X1, which produces MADPHPHYVHLDDVDLQEEDEEASEEPSVIGDVEDSEQEDEEEPVSQTDPNYALYLSRMGPTHEAEEADSDYERHLVRTACFLSGGGDGKRRRIGSQETAAFDTGESSQSSQWNPNEIDGLFCPICLEAWTNDGDHYICCLPCGHIFGMSCIEKWLGQSKRQGKCPQCNAKCKLNDVRKLFTSRVISVDEESQKRIRSLEAKCASFEKERAEWHKREAELLNGQCVLELKIQQLMESKASGSINATGAFERRFVSGNNILEGRSYGLTFGSNTCGQASPCSFKLEKELHVAGAHLFDVDASNQILLISRRHAGIGGKDVLTKMSLIPPYDRDDILLPSSLNSIRDLRLSPSNTNLALFACLGKKLAVLSTENNNVIVSYDLPAAAWTCSWDLNDSNYIYAGLQNGYLLVFDMRQTSGPVESLKGLTSNPIHTVHSLSYNSALPTGVRTVISASSIGLCLWNFGGGAAKGPILVPETENQGVCISLAYCPRTDDIVASYRPKVEFSDEAVLTQPTPSRAIGQGTVGSHVLLKRAGSSSHFRKLGSSSGNVCDIGLPKSAIINIENCGSLFASEDKLSSELVLEELSSFTTVQRLNLQRCPVQDVKYTSFLRKGLLSCLNGNTLQLFSTKLS